The following coding sequences are from one Chelonoidis abingdonii isolate Lonesome George chromosome 4, CheloAbing_2.0, whole genome shotgun sequence window:
- the HEATR4 gene encoding HEAT repeat-containing protein 4 isoform X2, which translates to MKISAFYNSNNPFPLDAELRVTVSEDSDDPAGRLVLHSGSTASFPTTKASMPLQDFCLSKQHYRLYQKKYFLNIATDLKFSKEVVKHRALQSLPYKECDFKDLYSTSDIIQKPKSKEPVAKKVGQQPFKLCPLKQPPCHMKLDFSPSKDTRIKVPMEKRLQSAKLDSSLRESSLPPITPSLPCESPASQTFLTESYEILSSSMTRRQAKRGPTDNIQESKSEALGWEQMLLEKLNRSTAQWIVNQQTAWGGWIQNVHGFKKQKFDWNRIRDELSSESELRLLDSIQAEEDAMEVSPQSHVEKKPETLLPVYYRVPAYCPRVLWTDDPVGTNSTAHIIGKKCLRLASSLKNRERLNSHVGKYSYSTKNAFEQELYFGTVKIVHQVAERGKDHFILENHDEYYKHLQQHFPRPPEHWSFKPQKGAARRPVRGAFHWIALPTLADDFAQKGQESSPAKARRGGNEHKKPKEVLPQHVHILRTMLEQWKNAWKLRLCGIGKAPVIQDVPVELQPLLRKTLRDENAHVRMAAAVCHYTIGMCNNEAQMIMKEALVHGNSADSWAAAQCLALEGIATFPVVKKILSQMFDKNDGTTEEQACLLLTQLSECSSLVYSLLAAKLNSCQWKDRILACRALSRIRGYVSQDLKNKLSQLMWNDWNLEVRQAAALALGEMKLGKEVHDQLRVKLNRGDCWMKVEALSLIGWLQLMTAKLLPGFLQCFSNDFVAVRREACLTAGALRIKDEMVLTCLFKIMQTDPHWKIKAFAIRALGQIGHVTPQLKHHLLWAVHHEEEPGVRREACHSIVTLQLQDESVQAILLERLILEPNEMVREEMNKAVKVLNFQHTEEQEMIQKIKNEISRLSQKDLVTQKLLKLEEIIGHLWQEANRIYRAKEHRSAHKDILENLIAVLGSTFSGQSCSTRMDSQIWTPDSNLPSFVKISSRPWTQEAILSTLGSHHSDVSSCMNKWSNPMKRGHSSGSLCREKNPSDLFGP; encoded by the exons ATGAAAATATCAGCCTTTTACAACAGCAATAATCCATTCCCTCTTGATGCTGAACTGAGGGTCACAGTCTCTGAGGACAGTGATGACCCAGCTGGGCGCTTGGTGTTGCACAGCGGCTCTACTGCGAGCTTTCCGACTACAAAGGCCTCCATGCCCTTGCAAGACTTTTGCCTTTCCAAGCAGCACTATAGGCTCTACCAGAAAAAATACTTCTTGAATATAGCCACAGATCTGAAGTTCTCCAAGGAAGTTGTGAAGCACAGAGCACTGCAAAGCCTGCCCTATAAAGAGTGTGATTTCAAGGATCTCTACAGTACTTCTGACATCATCCAAAAGCCAAAAAGTAAAGAACCCGTGGCTAAGAAAGTAGGGCAACAACCATTCAAGCTTTGCCCTCTGAAGCAACCACCTTGCCATATGAAATTGGATTTTTCCCCATCTAAGGACACCAGGATTAAAGTCCCCATGGAAAAGAGACTGCAGAGCGCCAAACTGGATAGCTCACTCAGAGAGTCATCTCTGCCGCCTATTACTCCTTCTCTTCCTTGTGAGTCTCCTGCCTCACAGACATTCCTGACAGAATCCTATGAAATATTATCATCCTCCATGACCAGAAGACAGGCAAAGAGAGGACCCACAGATAACATCCAAGAATCAAAGAGCGAGGCCCTGGGATGGGAGCAAATGCTATTGGAGAAGCTGAATAGGTCCACAGCTCAGTGGATTGTGAATCAGCAGACTGCCTGGGGTGGTTGGATTCAGAATGTCCATGGCTTCAAGAAACAAAAGTTTGACTGGAACAGAATCAGAGATGAACTCTCTTCTGAAAGCGAGTTGAGATTGTTGGATTCGATTCAAGCAGAAGAAGATGCCATGGAAGTCAGTCCCCAGAGCCATGTGGAGAAGAAACCAGAGACACTACTTCCAGTTTATTACAG GGTACCTGCTTACTGCCCGAGGGTGCTTTGGACAGATGACCCAGTTGGTACCAACAGTACAGCTCATATAATAGGAAAGAAGTGTCTTAGACTAGCATCTTCTTTGAAGAACCGGGAACGACTGAACTCCCATGTTGGGAAATACTCCTACTCCACTAAGAATGCCTTTGAGCAGGAGCTCTACTTTG GGACAGTCAAGATTGTCCATCAGGTAGCTGAGAGGGGAAAGGATCACTTCATCCTGGAGAATCACGATGAGTACTACAAACACCTCCAGCAGCACTTTCCGAGACCTCCAGAGCACTGGAGTTTCAAGCCACAGAAAGGGGCAG CTCGGAGGCCTGTGAGGGGAGCCTTCCATTGGATTGCTCTGCCTACCCTTGCTGATGACTTTGCACAAAAGGGCCAGGAGTCATCTCCTGCAAAGGccaggagagggggaaatgagCACAAGAAACCTAAAgaagtcctgcctcagcatgtgCATATCCTCAGAACTATGCTGGAGCAGTGGAAGAACGCCTGGAAGCTGA GACTTTGTGGCATTGGAAAGGCCCCAGTTATTCAGGATGTGCCTGTGGAACTACAGCCTTTGCTTAGAAAGACTCTGAGGGATGAGAATGCCCATGTGAGAATGGCAGCTGCCGTGTGCCACTACACCATAGGGATGTGTAACAATGAGGCACAAATGATCATGAAGGAAGCTCTGGTACATG GTAATTCTGCAGAcagctgggcagcagcacagTGCCTGGCATTGGAGGGCATTGCCACTTTCCCTGTAGTAAAAAAGATCCTTTCCCAGATGTTTGACAAGAATGATGGCACCACAGAGGAGCAAGCATGTCTTCTATTAACTCAACTTAGCGAATGCTCG AGCTTGGTTTACTCCCTACTGGCAGCCAAACTGAACAGCTGTCAGTGGAAAGATCGGATTTTGGCTTGCAGAGCGCTCTCTCGTATCCGTGGGTATGTAAGCCAA GACCTGAAGAACAAGCTTTCACAGCTGATGTGGAATGACTGGAACTTGGAGGTGCGCCAGGCAGCTGCCCTGGCACTAGGGGAGATGAAGCTTGGGAAAGAAGTCCACGACCAGCTCAG GGTGAAGCTGAACAGAGGCGATTGCTGGATGAAGGTGGAAGCTCTCTCGTTGATTGGCTGGCTACAGCTTATGACAGCGAAGTTGCTCCCAGGCTTCCTTCAGTGCTTCTCCAATGACTTTGTTGCAGTCCGAAGAGAAGCTTGCCTTACAGCTGGAGCACTCAGGATCAAAGATGAAATG GTGCTAACGTGCCTCTTTAAGATAATGCAGACTGACCCTCATTGGAAAATCAAGGCTTTTGCCATCAGAG CACTGGGCCAAATAGGCCATGTGACCCCTCAGCTGAAACATCATCTTCTTTGGGCTGTTCATCATGAGGAGGAACCTGGAGTACGAAGGGAGGCCTGTCATAGCATCGTCACCCTCCAGCTGCAGGATGAAAGTGTTCAGGCCATCTTATTGGAGAGGTTGATTCTGGAGCCAAATGAAATGGTCAGAGA GGAAATGAATAAAGCTGTGAAGGTTCTCAATTTTCAACATACAGAGGAACAGGAAATGATTCAGAAGATCAAGAATGAG ATTTCCAGGCTAAGCCAAAAGGACTTGGTGACCCAGAAACTGCTGAAACTCGAAGAGATTATAGGCCATCTGTGGCAGGAAGCCAACAGAATCTATCGTGCAAAGGAGCATAGGTCTGCCCACAAGGATATACTGGAGAACCTCATAGCTGTCCTTGGATCCACCTTCTCTG
- the HEATR4 gene encoding HEAT repeat-containing protein 4 isoform X1 has translation MKISAFYNSNNPFPLDAELRVTVSEDSDDPAGRLVLHSGSTASFPTTKASMPLQDFCLSKQHYRLYQKKYFLNIATDLKFSKEVVKHRALQSLPYKECDFKDLYSTSDIIQKPKSKEPVAKKVGQQPFKLCPLKQPPCHMKLDFSPSKDTRIKVPMEKRLQSAKLDSSLRESSLPPITPSLPCESPASQTFLTESYEILSSSMTRRQAKRGPTDNIQESKSEALGWEQMLLEKLNRSTAQWIVNQQTAWGGWIQNVHGFKKQKFDWNRIRDELSSESELRLLDSIQAEEDAMEVSPQSHVEKKPETLLPVYYRVPAYCPRVLWTDDPVGTNSTAHIIGKKCLRLASSLKNRERLNSHVGKYSYSTKNAFEQELYFGTVKIVHQVAERGKDHFILENHDEYYKHLQQHFPRPPEHWSFKPQKGAARRPVRGAFHWIALPTLADDFAQKGQESSPAKARRGGNEHKKPKEVLPQHVHILRTMLEQWKNAWKLTPRWQNATIEGLMRALTDIHEVIRVTALITCATAVLERPRLDSDSQESGLCGIGKAPVIQDVPVELQPLLRKTLRDENAHVRMAAAVCHYTIGMCNNEAQMIMKEALVHGNSADSWAAAQCLALEGIATFPVVKKILSQMFDKNDGTTEEQACLLLTQLSECSSLVYSLLAAKLNSCQWKDRILACRALSRIRGYVSQDLKNKLSQLMWNDWNLEVRQAAALALGEMKLGKEVHDQLRVKLNRGDCWMKVEALSLIGWLQLMTAKLLPGFLQCFSNDFVAVRREACLTAGALRIKDEMVLTCLFKIMQTDPHWKIKAFAIRALGQIGHVTPQLKHHLLWAVHHEEEPGVRREACHSIVTLQLQDESVQAILLERLILEPNEMVREEMNKAVKVLNFQHTEEQEMIQKIKNEISRLSQKDLVTQKLLKLEEIIGHLWQEANRIYRAKEHRSAHKDILENLIAVLGSTFSGQSCSTRMDSQIWTPDSNLPSFVKISSRPWTQEAILSTLGSHHSDVSSCMNKWSNPMKRGHSSGSLCREKNPSDLFGP, from the exons ATGAAAATATCAGCCTTTTACAACAGCAATAATCCATTCCCTCTTGATGCTGAACTGAGGGTCACAGTCTCTGAGGACAGTGATGACCCAGCTGGGCGCTTGGTGTTGCACAGCGGCTCTACTGCGAGCTTTCCGACTACAAAGGCCTCCATGCCCTTGCAAGACTTTTGCCTTTCCAAGCAGCACTATAGGCTCTACCAGAAAAAATACTTCTTGAATATAGCCACAGATCTGAAGTTCTCCAAGGAAGTTGTGAAGCACAGAGCACTGCAAAGCCTGCCCTATAAAGAGTGTGATTTCAAGGATCTCTACAGTACTTCTGACATCATCCAAAAGCCAAAAAGTAAAGAACCCGTGGCTAAGAAAGTAGGGCAACAACCATTCAAGCTTTGCCCTCTGAAGCAACCACCTTGCCATATGAAATTGGATTTTTCCCCATCTAAGGACACCAGGATTAAAGTCCCCATGGAAAAGAGACTGCAGAGCGCCAAACTGGATAGCTCACTCAGAGAGTCATCTCTGCCGCCTATTACTCCTTCTCTTCCTTGTGAGTCTCCTGCCTCACAGACATTCCTGACAGAATCCTATGAAATATTATCATCCTCCATGACCAGAAGACAGGCAAAGAGAGGACCCACAGATAACATCCAAGAATCAAAGAGCGAGGCCCTGGGATGGGAGCAAATGCTATTGGAGAAGCTGAATAGGTCCACAGCTCAGTGGATTGTGAATCAGCAGACTGCCTGGGGTGGTTGGATTCAGAATGTCCATGGCTTCAAGAAACAAAAGTTTGACTGGAACAGAATCAGAGATGAACTCTCTTCTGAAAGCGAGTTGAGATTGTTGGATTCGATTCAAGCAGAAGAAGATGCCATGGAAGTCAGTCCCCAGAGCCATGTGGAGAAGAAACCAGAGACACTACTTCCAGTTTATTACAG GGTACCTGCTTACTGCCCGAGGGTGCTTTGGACAGATGACCCAGTTGGTACCAACAGTACAGCTCATATAATAGGAAAGAAGTGTCTTAGACTAGCATCTTCTTTGAAGAACCGGGAACGACTGAACTCCCATGTTGGGAAATACTCCTACTCCACTAAGAATGCCTTTGAGCAGGAGCTCTACTTTG GGACAGTCAAGATTGTCCATCAGGTAGCTGAGAGGGGAAAGGATCACTTCATCCTGGAGAATCACGATGAGTACTACAAACACCTCCAGCAGCACTTTCCGAGACCTCCAGAGCACTGGAGTTTCAAGCCACAGAAAGGGGCAG CTCGGAGGCCTGTGAGGGGAGCCTTCCATTGGATTGCTCTGCCTACCCTTGCTGATGACTTTGCACAAAAGGGCCAGGAGTCATCTCCTGCAAAGGccaggagagggggaaatgagCACAAGAAACCTAAAgaagtcctgcctcagcatgtgCATATCCTCAGAACTATGCTGGAGCAGTGGAAGAACGCCTGGAAGCTGA CTCCCCGGTGGCAGAATGCAACTATTGAAGGCTTAATGAGGGCCCTTACAGATATACATGAAGTCATTCGGGTCACAGCTCTAATaacctgtgccactgcagtgttgGAGCGACCCAGACTAGACAGTGACAGTCAGGAGTCAG GACTTTGTGGCATTGGAAAGGCCCCAGTTATTCAGGATGTGCCTGTGGAACTACAGCCTTTGCTTAGAAAGACTCTGAGGGATGAGAATGCCCATGTGAGAATGGCAGCTGCCGTGTGCCACTACACCATAGGGATGTGTAACAATGAGGCACAAATGATCATGAAGGAAGCTCTGGTACATG GTAATTCTGCAGAcagctgggcagcagcacagTGCCTGGCATTGGAGGGCATTGCCACTTTCCCTGTAGTAAAAAAGATCCTTTCCCAGATGTTTGACAAGAATGATGGCACCACAGAGGAGCAAGCATGTCTTCTATTAACTCAACTTAGCGAATGCTCG AGCTTGGTTTACTCCCTACTGGCAGCCAAACTGAACAGCTGTCAGTGGAAAGATCGGATTTTGGCTTGCAGAGCGCTCTCTCGTATCCGTGGGTATGTAAGCCAA GACCTGAAGAACAAGCTTTCACAGCTGATGTGGAATGACTGGAACTTGGAGGTGCGCCAGGCAGCTGCCCTGGCACTAGGGGAGATGAAGCTTGGGAAAGAAGTCCACGACCAGCTCAG GGTGAAGCTGAACAGAGGCGATTGCTGGATGAAGGTGGAAGCTCTCTCGTTGATTGGCTGGCTACAGCTTATGACAGCGAAGTTGCTCCCAGGCTTCCTTCAGTGCTTCTCCAATGACTTTGTTGCAGTCCGAAGAGAAGCTTGCCTTACAGCTGGAGCACTCAGGATCAAAGATGAAATG GTGCTAACGTGCCTCTTTAAGATAATGCAGACTGACCCTCATTGGAAAATCAAGGCTTTTGCCATCAGAG CACTGGGCCAAATAGGCCATGTGACCCCTCAGCTGAAACATCATCTTCTTTGGGCTGTTCATCATGAGGAGGAACCTGGAGTACGAAGGGAGGCCTGTCATAGCATCGTCACCCTCCAGCTGCAGGATGAAAGTGTTCAGGCCATCTTATTGGAGAGGTTGATTCTGGAGCCAAATGAAATGGTCAGAGA GGAAATGAATAAAGCTGTGAAGGTTCTCAATTTTCAACATACAGAGGAACAGGAAATGATTCAGAAGATCAAGAATGAG ATTTCCAGGCTAAGCCAAAAGGACTTGGTGACCCAGAAACTGCTGAAACTCGAAGAGATTATAGGCCATCTGTGGCAGGAAGCCAACAGAATCTATCGTGCAAAGGAGCATAGGTCTGCCCACAAGGATATACTGGAGAACCTCATAGCTGTCCTTGGATCCACCTTCTCTG
- the HEATR4 gene encoding HEAT repeat-containing protein 4 isoform X4 — protein MKISAFYNSNNPFPLDAELRVTVSEDSDDPAGRLVLHSGSTASFPTTKASMPLQDFCLSKQHYRLYQKKYFLNIATDLKFSKEVVKHRALQSLPYKECDFKDLYSTSDIIQKPKSKEPVAKKVGQQPFKLCPLKQPPCHMKLDFSPSKDTRIKVPMEKRLQSAKLDSSLRESSLPPITPSLPCESPASQTFLTESYEILSSSMTRRQAKRGPTDNIQESKSEALGWEQMLLEKLNRSTAQWIVNQQTAWGGWIQNVHGFKKQKFDWNRIRDELSSESELRLLDSIQAEEDAMEVSPQSHVEKKPETLLPVYYRVPAYCPRVLWTDDPVGTNSTAHIIGKKCLRLASSLKNRERLNSHVGKYSYSTKNAFEQELYFGTVKIVHQVAERGKDHFILENHDEYYKHLQQHFPRPPEHWSFKPQKGAARRPVRGAFHWIALPTLADDFAQKGQESSPAKARRGGNEHKKPKEVLPQHVHILRTMLEQWKNAWKLTPRWQNATIEGLMRALTDIHEVIRVTALITCATAVLERPRLDSDSQESGLCGIGKAPVIQDVPVELQPLLRKTLRDENAHVRMAAAVCHYTIGMCNNEAQMIMKEALVHGNSADSWAAAQCLALEGIATFPVVKKILSQMFDKNDGTTEEQACLLLTQLSECSSLVYSLLAAKLNSCQWKDRILACRALSRIRGYVSQDLKNKLSQLMWNDWNLEVRQAAALALGEMKLGKEVHDQLRVKLNRGDCWMKVEALSLIGWLQLMTAKLLPGFLQCFSNDFVAVRREACLTAGALRIKDEMVLTCLFKIMQTDPHWKIKAFAIRDTSQKMVMGDCASTSRMLTCRVPQSSIPHLSHFSSLHEAKRGSLRIYVSGLKCQQYKERTLLYISFTSIQITLYFNYPSAWLKGSWLKLNPGKMEVILHGRRKHFEDTGPNRPCDPSAETSSSLGCSS, from the exons ATGAAAATATCAGCCTTTTACAACAGCAATAATCCATTCCCTCTTGATGCTGAACTGAGGGTCACAGTCTCTGAGGACAGTGATGACCCAGCTGGGCGCTTGGTGTTGCACAGCGGCTCTACTGCGAGCTTTCCGACTACAAAGGCCTCCATGCCCTTGCAAGACTTTTGCCTTTCCAAGCAGCACTATAGGCTCTACCAGAAAAAATACTTCTTGAATATAGCCACAGATCTGAAGTTCTCCAAGGAAGTTGTGAAGCACAGAGCACTGCAAAGCCTGCCCTATAAAGAGTGTGATTTCAAGGATCTCTACAGTACTTCTGACATCATCCAAAAGCCAAAAAGTAAAGAACCCGTGGCTAAGAAAGTAGGGCAACAACCATTCAAGCTTTGCCCTCTGAAGCAACCACCTTGCCATATGAAATTGGATTTTTCCCCATCTAAGGACACCAGGATTAAAGTCCCCATGGAAAAGAGACTGCAGAGCGCCAAACTGGATAGCTCACTCAGAGAGTCATCTCTGCCGCCTATTACTCCTTCTCTTCCTTGTGAGTCTCCTGCCTCACAGACATTCCTGACAGAATCCTATGAAATATTATCATCCTCCATGACCAGAAGACAGGCAAAGAGAGGACCCACAGATAACATCCAAGAATCAAAGAGCGAGGCCCTGGGATGGGAGCAAATGCTATTGGAGAAGCTGAATAGGTCCACAGCTCAGTGGATTGTGAATCAGCAGACTGCCTGGGGTGGTTGGATTCAGAATGTCCATGGCTTCAAGAAACAAAAGTTTGACTGGAACAGAATCAGAGATGAACTCTCTTCTGAAAGCGAGTTGAGATTGTTGGATTCGATTCAAGCAGAAGAAGATGCCATGGAAGTCAGTCCCCAGAGCCATGTGGAGAAGAAACCAGAGACACTACTTCCAGTTTATTACAG GGTACCTGCTTACTGCCCGAGGGTGCTTTGGACAGATGACCCAGTTGGTACCAACAGTACAGCTCATATAATAGGAAAGAAGTGTCTTAGACTAGCATCTTCTTTGAAGAACCGGGAACGACTGAACTCCCATGTTGGGAAATACTCCTACTCCACTAAGAATGCCTTTGAGCAGGAGCTCTACTTTG GGACAGTCAAGATTGTCCATCAGGTAGCTGAGAGGGGAAAGGATCACTTCATCCTGGAGAATCACGATGAGTACTACAAACACCTCCAGCAGCACTTTCCGAGACCTCCAGAGCACTGGAGTTTCAAGCCACAGAAAGGGGCAG CTCGGAGGCCTGTGAGGGGAGCCTTCCATTGGATTGCTCTGCCTACCCTTGCTGATGACTTTGCACAAAAGGGCCAGGAGTCATCTCCTGCAAAGGccaggagagggggaaatgagCACAAGAAACCTAAAgaagtcctgcctcagcatgtgCATATCCTCAGAACTATGCTGGAGCAGTGGAAGAACGCCTGGAAGCTGA CTCCCCGGTGGCAGAATGCAACTATTGAAGGCTTAATGAGGGCCCTTACAGATATACATGAAGTCATTCGGGTCACAGCTCTAATaacctgtgccactgcagtgttgGAGCGACCCAGACTAGACAGTGACAGTCAGGAGTCAG GACTTTGTGGCATTGGAAAGGCCCCAGTTATTCAGGATGTGCCTGTGGAACTACAGCCTTTGCTTAGAAAGACTCTGAGGGATGAGAATGCCCATGTGAGAATGGCAGCTGCCGTGTGCCACTACACCATAGGGATGTGTAACAATGAGGCACAAATGATCATGAAGGAAGCTCTGGTACATG GTAATTCTGCAGAcagctgggcagcagcacagTGCCTGGCATTGGAGGGCATTGCCACTTTCCCTGTAGTAAAAAAGATCCTTTCCCAGATGTTTGACAAGAATGATGGCACCACAGAGGAGCAAGCATGTCTTCTATTAACTCAACTTAGCGAATGCTCG AGCTTGGTTTACTCCCTACTGGCAGCCAAACTGAACAGCTGTCAGTGGAAAGATCGGATTTTGGCTTGCAGAGCGCTCTCTCGTATCCGTGGGTATGTAAGCCAA GACCTGAAGAACAAGCTTTCACAGCTGATGTGGAATGACTGGAACTTGGAGGTGCGCCAGGCAGCTGCCCTGGCACTAGGGGAGATGAAGCTTGGGAAAGAAGTCCACGACCAGCTCAG GGTGAAGCTGAACAGAGGCGATTGCTGGATGAAGGTGGAAGCTCTCTCGTTGATTGGCTGGCTACAGCTTATGACAGCGAAGTTGCTCCCAGGCTTCCTTCAGTGCTTCTCCAATGACTTTGTTGCAGTCCGAAGAGAAGCTTGCCTTACAGCTGGAGCACTCAGGATCAAAGATGAAATG GTGCTAACGTGCCTCTTTAAGATAATGCAGACTGACCCTCATTGGAAAATCAAGGCTTTTGCCATCAGAG ACACCTCCCAGAAAATGGTGATGGGTGATTGTGCCTCAACTTCTAGAATGCTCACCTGTCGAGTTCCTCAAAGTTCTATTCCCCACCTCTCTCATTTTTCATCATTACATGAAGCCAAGAGGGGAAGTCTGAGGATCTATGTCTCAGGTCTCAAATGCCAACAATACAAAGAAAGAACCCTGCTCTACATCTCCTTTACCTCGATACAAATAACACTATATTTCAACTATCCCAGCGCCTGGCTAAAAGGaagctggctgaagctgaacccagGCAAGATGGAGGTGATATTGCATGGAAGGAGGAAACATTTTGAAGA CACTGGGCCAAATAGGCCATGTGACCCCTCAGCTGAAACATCATCTTCTTTGGGCTGTTCATCATGA